CCTTGTGCAGCACTCTCGATTGTCCGGACAACTCAGGTTTCCTCCGCCCCATGACAGCAATTACTGTACATACTTCCCCCCGGCAATTCCAGTATCGCCATCGGTCATTGCGGCCGTTATGCTCAAGGCATGTCCAAGGCAAAAAAACTGATCGTGCGGATATCTTCCACCCAGCGGGCGCTGCGAGTTCCCCGCAAGGCGATCGCCACACTGGTCGCCTTCGTCGCGCGGCGGCAGCGGGCCCGCCTGGGTGAGGTGGACGTCGCCGTGGTAGACGCCCGCCAGATCGCCGCCGTCAACCGCCGCTACCTGCGCCACGCCGGCGCCACCGACGTCATCTCGTTCGACCTGACCACCCCCGGCCAACCCATCGAGGCCCAGATCATCGTCTGCGGACCGCTGGCCGTGAGAGAAGCCCGCCGCCGGGGCATCGCCCCCACGCACGAACTGCTGCTCTACGTGCTGCACGGACTGCTGCACGTGATGGGCTACGACGATCAGTCGGCCGACGCCGCAGCCGCCATGGCTGCCCGCCAGGAACTGCTGCTGAGGGAGTTTCTGGAAACGGAATGATGGAATGATGGAATGGTGGAATGATGGAATGATGGAATGTTGAAAGGATGGAACGTCAAGCAGACACGTTAGCGGCGGGGCTTGCCCCGCGCGTTCTTCGCCGCCCAACAACCGCGCGGAGCAAGCTCCGCCGCTAACATGCCAACCCGCGTGCCGTTCTTTGTCCTCAACAACTCTGCGATCTCTGCGAACTCTGCGGTGAAATCTCCCCGGCGGGCTCGTAATTGCGCTGCGATTCGGCCTTGGCCAGCACCGCCAGGATAACCGCCGACGCTCCGGCCGAAAGCAGGACGCGCGCCGCCTCGTCGGCCGTAGCGCCGGTGGTGGTCACGTCGTCCACCAGCAGCACGCACGCCCCGTCGAGCGACGCATTTCCGCTCATGGCAAAGGCGCCGTGCATGTTCCGCCGCCGGGCGGTGCGGGACAGCGTCGTCTGCGGCTGCGTGTGTCGCACGCGGATCAGTTCGTCGCCCATGGCGGCGTCGAGCCGGCGGGCGAGTCTGGCCGCCAGTTCCCGCGCGTGGTCGAACCCGCGCCAGAGCCTTCGCCGCCAGTGCATCGGCACGGGGAATACCAGGTCCACCGCCCGCTGCGGGCACTGTATGTCCAGGCGCTGGACGAGCATTTCACTCAGGCGGGCGGTCATGCGCTGGCGGCGGCGATACTTGATCTGCCGCACCAGGTCGCGCAGCGGACCGCTGTACGGTCCAAGGCGCACCACCTCGCTGTAGCGGGGCAGCACTTGAGGGCACTGCCAACAGCCGTCGTCGCGGGCGGGAATGTTGGGTCCAAGCGACGCCCCGCATTGCGGGCAATACGCCACGGCGATCAGCCCCAGCAGCTTGCGGCCGCAGTCGTCGCAGAGTGCGTCGTTGGGGCAGGGGGCCGCGGCGCAGGCGGCGCAAACTTCCGGCCACACCAGCTCGGTCACCGCGGCGGCGGCGTGGGCAATGCGGGCGGAAAGACCGGCGGCGATGCTCATCGGGGCGCTCCGGACTTGAGCTGCCCGCGGCGGAGCAGGTAGGCGTCGCGCAGGATCTGCGTCTGCCAGTGCATCACGGCCGGCGACGCCACGGCGTCGACGGGCGGCAGGTCCTTGACCAGTGCGGCGACCACCTCGGCGATGCCCTTGTTGATGAGCAGGTAGGCGACCTCCTGGTTCGTCAGCGAGGGCGTCCACAGGATCTCGTCGAGGCAGCGCACGTCGCCGGCCCAGAGAAGGGCGGTCAGCACGCGCCGCTGGGGGAACTCGCGATTGGACGCCAGCCGCCGCACGGCGTCGAAATTGCCGTCGCCCAGCATCAACAGGGCGCACTGGTACGCCCCGGCCGTGTAGGGGTCGGTTTCGCGGCTGCTGCCTTGGACCCGCGGGACGATGCGGGCCAGGGCGGCGGCTTTCTGGTCATCGTTGGCGGCGGCCATCGCCAGCAGCATGGCGCCGGCGGCTCGGACGTTCTCGTTGTAGACCCGCTGCTCAGGCGGCGCGCCGGGCAGAGGCAGCATGCCCAGGCCGGTTTCGAAAGCTTGCGGCAACTCTATACCACCGGGGATTGGCCCAGCATGTGGCGAATCTACATTGGCAGGCTTCCTGGAGCCTATCCGCGCCAGATGCCAGGCGATGTAATCGCCGGAAAGGGTCGAGTCGCTGCCGGCGACCAGGTGCACATAGAACGCGCTGGATTGGCGATTGTACTTCAGAACCGCCAGCCCTGCGGCCGCTTCGTCCGCCGGCGCCTCGTTGACGATATAAGAGGATGAGGGTCTGATCCGCCACAGTGCCGCCGCGGCCGCCGCCCGCGCCAGGGGCATCGTGAGGTTTTCGTCGGCAGGACGATCCTCCGGCATGGTGCCCGCGGCGCTTTGGGCAGCCAGCGTCTGTGCAGGCTGAGTTTGCCCAGTCAGCAGCGGAGGGGAGTACTCCGCCGCTGCGCGCAGGGCCAAGAGCATTTTGTGGGGCGAGGCGCCGCCTATCTCCATGGGCAGGGAAGGGCCCAATTGATCGCCCAGTACCTCCGCCGCGGCGATCATGGTCAGTTCAAGCGGCGGCGACCAATAGTGCAACATCAGCGCATAGACATCTTCCTCCACTGGGACAGCCAGTTGCCGGGCCGCCAGCAGCGCCGCCAGGACGTGCGCCTCCGTCAGGGCGGGGTCCTCTCTCCCCGTGGCCTGATCCAGTATCTTGCGGATAGCCTTACCAGCGGGGGCATAACGGGCCGCCCCGGCCAGCACAATCGCCAGGGGCGAGGGATTCTTATCGCTGGCGCGATCGAAGATGAGGTGCAGTGCCTTGGCCTGCGTCTGCGGCGGGGCCAGGCGCAGGGCGTGGAGGAGGCCTTCCTGCCGCGGCCCCGGTTGGCTCGTGGCGATCATGCCCGGCAGCGCCTCGAACATCCGCCGATCGCCCATCGTCGCCAGGGCGTACGCCGCCGAGGCGGCGGCCAGGTCGTCTTTGTCCTCCAGCAGGGGGCGGATCTTTTCGGCCAGGGCGCTGCGCCCGGCCAGCCCGGCGTCCAGAGCCGCCGCGGCGCGGACGGCGGGTTCCTTGTCGCCCAGCAGCGCCTCCAGCGCCGCGTCCTCGTGCAGCATTGCCGCTAGCAGGGCGGCGCGGATGCGCACGTTCGCGTCGGCGTCGGCGGCCGCCAGGCGCATCATGCGCCGGACGTACTGGTTCTGCCTCCCGCCGACGAGCGTGGTCTCGATCATCTCCATGCGCAGTTGCGGGTCGGTGGTGGTCTGCAGGCGGATGCTCCAGAGGCGGTCGCGCCGGGCCAGGTCGCCGCTGAGCAAAGAGAACCGATGCGCCGCACTGAGGGCCTGGGCGATGCGGTCGAAGCGCGTGTCGTCGTCGGTATCGAGGCCTTCTTCCAGGCGGTCGATGATCGACTGGGGCGGCTCGACGCGCTGCATCATCCCCCTCATCGCCGCCAGGCCCTGGTCGCGCTGGTCGATGTCGTCGCTGCAGAGGCGGCGCATGAGCATCCAGTCGCGGATGGGCACGGCCAGCGCGATCGCGGCGATCAAGGCAATCACCAGCGTCGCCAAGGCCGTCAGCACCCGTCGCTGCCAGGGATGCAGGCGGAAGTAGTGAATGAACGCACTCATGCCAATACGAGTTTAAGCCGCCGCCGCCGCCGAGGCAACGTCGGCCCATGCAATTGAGACGCTCGAGGTGCCGCTGGGGTTCCGCACAATCGGGTGGCATGACGGTACCACAGACATGGCGACCCGCTTCGCGTGCCGCCATGCCACCCGTCACAGGCTGGAAAGCCTGTGCCACCGGCGCCGGCGGGAGTATAATCCCGCCAGCAAAGGAGCATGTAATGGCGCAAGACCGAATCGAGCGAGACTCGCTGGGACCGATGCCCGTGCCGGCCGATGCGCTCTACGCCGCGCAGACCGCTCGTGCCGTTGACAACTTTCCCATCTCCGGCTGGCCCATGCCCGCCGAGTTCATCGCCGCCGTCGCACGCATCAAACGCGCCGCCGCCGCGGTGCATAAGGCCGCCGGACGCATCACGCCCGACCTGGCCGATGCGATCGCGCAGGCGGCCGGCGAGATCATCGAAGGCCGCCACCGCGGGCAGTTTCCCGTCGACGTTTTCCAGACCGGCAGCGGCACCAGCACCAACATGAACGTCAACGAGGTGATCGCCGCCCGCGCCGCCCAATTGACGGGCGCCGCCGTCCACGCCAACGACCATGTCAACATGGGCCAGTCCTCCAACGACGTGATCCCCACGGCGATTCACCTTGCCGCCGCGATGGCCATTCATGACCGCCTGGTCCCCGCCCTGCGGGCGCTGTCGGAGGCGATCAAGCTCAAGGCCGCCGCGTTTGACTCGGTCCTCAAGATCGGCCGCACGCACCTGATGGACGCCGTGCCCATGCGCCTGGGGCAGGAGTTCTCGGGCTTCGCGGCGCAGATCGACGCGTGCCTGACGGGCTTGCAGGCGGCGACGGCGGGACTGTGCGAGGTGGCGTTGGGCGGCACGGCCGTGGGCACCGGGCTCAACGCCCCGGCGGGCTTTGCTGCAGCCGTATGCAAGATCCTCGCGGCCGAAGCGCACCTGCCTATCCACGAGGCGGGCAATCATTTTGCCGCTCAGTCCGCGCCGGCGGGGGCCCTGGCCGCCTCTGGCACGCTGCGATCGACAGCGCTGGCGATGGGGCGCGTGGCCTCGGACATCCGCCTGCTGGCGTCGGGCCCCCGGTGCGGGCTGGCCGAGCTTCGCCTGCCGGCGCTGCAACCGGGCAGCAGCATCATGCCCGGCAAGGTCAACCCGGTCATCTGCGAGAGCGTCATCCAGGTCGCCTGCCAGGTCGTCGGATGCGACGCGGCGATCGCGGCCGGCGCCACCGGCGGCGTCGGCAGTATCCTGCAGCTCAACGTCGCCATGCCGCTGATCGCCAGCAACCTGCTGACGGCAATCAACCTGCTCACCAACGCCGCCAAGGTCTTCGCCGAGAAATGCATCGCCGGCATCGAAGCCGACGAGTCTCGCTGCCGCCAGTCGCTCGAGCAATCCCTGGCGATGGTGACCGCCCTGGTGCCGAGAATCGGCTACGACGCCGCCGCCGCCATCGCCAAGCAAGCCAGCGCCTCGGGCAAAACGGTGCGCCAAGTGTGCCTGGAAAACAAAATCCTGCCGCCGGATGAACTGGACAAGCTGCTTGACCCTGTGACGCAGGCGGGCCAATAACAAAAAGAAGACATTGCCACAGAGGACACAAAGGGAAAAGGCTCAGTGCCACTTCTTTGTGGTCTTTGTGAGCTTCGTGGCAAGTGTTTTTGAAGGGCGCAGATGCTGCGGTTGTTACACAAGCTGGTCATTCTGATGTCGGCTCTAGCGTTGGGCGGCTGCGGAGCCACTCGCGACGGGGCTTC
This Planctomycetaceae bacterium DNA region includes the following protein-coding sequences:
- the ybeY gene encoding rRNA maturation RNase YbeY; the protein is MSKAKKLIVRISSTQRALRVPRKAIATLVAFVARRQRARLGEVDVAVVDARQIAAVNRRYLRHAGATDVISFDLTTPGQPIEAQIIVCGPLAVREARRRGIAPTHELLLYVLHGLLHVMGYDDQSADAAAAMAARQELLLREFLETE
- a CDS encoding ComF family protein, with protein sequence MSIAAGLSARIAHAAAAVTELVWPEVCAACAAAPCPNDALCDDCGRKLLGLIAVAYCPQCGASLGPNIPARDDGCWQCPQVLPRYSEVVRLGPYSGPLRDLVRQIKYRRRQRMTARLSEMLVQRLDIQCPQRAVDLVFPVPMHWRRRLWRGFDHARELAARLARRLDAAMGDELIRVRHTQPQTTLSRTARRRNMHGAFAMSGNASLDGACVLLVDDVTTTGATADEAARVLLSAGASAVILAVLAKAESQRNYEPAGEISPQSSQRSQSC
- a CDS encoding HEAT repeat domain-containing protein — translated: MSAFIHYFRLHPWQRRVLTALATLVIALIAAIALAVPIRDWMLMRRLCSDDIDQRDQGLAAMRGMMQRVEPPQSIIDRLEEGLDTDDDTRFDRIAQALSAAHRFSLLSGDLARRDRLWSIRLQTTTDPQLRMEMIETTLVGGRQNQYVRRMMRLAAADADANVRIRAALLAAMLHEDAALEALLGDKEPAVRAAAALDAGLAGRSALAEKIRPLLEDKDDLAAASAAYALATMGDRRMFEALPGMIATSQPGPRQEGLLHALRLAPPQTQAKALHLIFDRASDKNPSPLAIVLAGAARYAPAGKAIRKILDQATGREDPALTEAHVLAALLAARQLAVPVEEDVYALMLHYWSPPLELTMIAAAEVLGDQLGPSLPMEIGGASPHKMLLALRAAAEYSPPLLTGQTQPAQTLAAQSAAGTMPEDRPADENLTMPLARAAAAAALWRIRPSSSYIVNEAPADEAAAGLAVLKYNRQSSAFYVHLVAGSDSTLSGDYIAWHLARIGSRKPANVDSPHAGPIPGGIELPQAFETGLGMLPLPGAPPEQRVYNENVRAAGAMLLAMAAANDDQKAAALARIVPRVQGSSRETDPYTAGAYQCALLMLGDGNFDAVRRLASNREFPQRRVLTALLWAGDVRCLDEILWTPSLTNQEVAYLLINKGIAEVVAALVKDLPPVDAVASPAVMHWQTQILRDAYLLRRGQLKSGAPR
- a CDS encoding class II fumarate hydratase yields the protein MAQDRIERDSLGPMPVPADALYAAQTARAVDNFPISGWPMPAEFIAAVARIKRAAAAVHKAAGRITPDLADAIAQAAGEIIEGRHRGQFPVDVFQTGSGTSTNMNVNEVIAARAAQLTGAAVHANDHVNMGQSSNDVIPTAIHLAAAMAIHDRLVPALRALSEAIKLKAAAFDSVLKIGRTHLMDAVPMRLGQEFSGFAAQIDACLTGLQAATAGLCEVALGGTAVGTGLNAPAGFAAAVCKILAAEAHLPIHEAGNHFAAQSAPAGALAASGTLRSTALAMGRVASDIRLLASGPRCGLAELRLPALQPGSSIMPGKVNPVICESVIQVACQVVGCDAAIAAGATGGVGSILQLNVAMPLIASNLLTAINLLTNAAKVFAEKCIAGIEADESRCRQSLEQSLAMVTALVPRIGYDAAAAIAKQASASGKTVRQVCLENKILPPDELDKLLDPVTQAGQ